A genome region from Kogia breviceps isolate mKogBre1 chromosome 13, mKogBre1 haplotype 1, whole genome shotgun sequence includes the following:
- the AKAP12 gene encoding A-kinase anchor protein 12 isoform X2 translates to MLGILTITAGQRESEDVSERDSDKDMAANSAAVQDITKEGQEEIPEMMEQTPASESSVDELTQPAEPQANDVGFKKVFKFVGFKFTVKKDKTEKSDAVQLLTVKKDEGLGPGGSDGTGDHREPSRETGDTTPKDAELKQSTEKPEETPRHEQSHPEISLQVESGPPAEEGKDEGEEKQEKEPAKSPDSPTSPVASETASPFKKFFTQGWAGWRKRTSFRKPREDELEASEKKKEQEPEKADAEENEKTEDLSEQPPSQEARESAQDARLSAEYEKVELPAEDQVQAPPEEKPAPLATEVFDEKVEIVAEVHVSTVEKDTAEQKAEVEEAVEPSPPEQLLETDADLQDAERPEAEALLKMEEEAGAPSGDHAQPAEGADAKAPPTPPEGVAGEVEMPSSQERTKVQGSPLKKLFTSSGLKKLSGKKQKGKRGGDEESGEQHPASADSPDIPDEPKGESSASSPSPEEPEEITCLEKGVAEAPQDGETEEGTTSDGEKKREGVTPWASFKKMVTPKKRVRRLSESDKEDEVDKVKSSTLSSTESAASEMQEEGKGNGEEQKLEEPKRKVDTSVSWEALICVGSSKKRARKASSSDDEGGPKALGGDSPKPEEAGRDREPGPDALPAGSQDHDQPPGSSSPEQAGSPSEGEGVSTWESFKRLVTSRKKSKSKLEEKSEDLVAGSSLEYSASDAELGKEESWVSIRKFIPGRRKKRLDGKQEQAAMEDTGPTEVNEDDSDVPAVVPLSEYDAVEREKTEAQQAPKSGEGPEQKVAVDVSEELSKSLVHTVTVAVMDGTRAVTSIEERAPSWISASVTGPLEQAEDEDKPPSEEVFEEEVIAEETPVDTKTLPESQEASDDTVASKVELTPEALTAAETTEAFCAEEATEASGAEETTDMVSAVSQLTDFPDTTEEATPVQEVEGSVPDMEDQAKRTQEVLQAVAEKVKEESQLPDARGLDDTIQTTQKGRAKILEQVEEAEEDSHALDQKEAMDGASRVHVQETKTETLTQGAVIVQATPESLEKVPPGTESAEARELTSTCPAETVAAVKPETVSEQAVGPDSAETLTDSETNGSTPVADIEATNVSQPTRIMEIDEDGEVPSGTQYQVTEGEALPELKEMPPEPSNFQSQEEKHSEMEEVLEHTDKEVTVETVPILSKTEMIQEAGRCADEEAKEEPSVEGLVVSADTEITEKKVTEVALEDEVTKKAEFQKNDDLELQRPATSLPTPVERDRVVQVERDKTELEPTQVNEEKLECKPAVTTCEELSKQLVQAVNVTVIDGEKEVISFEGSSLPVHKEEACTEIQVQSSEASLALTAAAVGEKVLGEAIQILETAETLESAEARLVPEEKSSEKDEGSPAQRGEDAVPTGTESQAKSVPVIVSVTPETGISADLEGDKSASQKWESDGDGEQVGCQEGSVSKTREEDLKAENEILKLETESCKLVQNVIQTVVEQLASTEETAAAFQTQAQLTEADSQEAGQKIEKEEGKLQPCTLDETQTIEAKEESPLSAGEHTHPDVSKDVNEALEKMAATKVESSRVDDQHLEEVAFASKEKREAPETKSVSEDDVGAGFGERTEKSPFESREDEKGDAADDPGNQTSAPEGAEASGGSTKESPDTIGPKLKETGDGQEVEFQEEKVQSESEKESKTQTQEETQDQEGEPAKPEPTES, encoded by the coding sequence cTGGACAGAGAGAATCTGAAGATGTGAGTGAAAGAGACTCAGACAAAGACATGGCTGCAAACTCAGCAGCGGTTCAAGACATCACGAAAGAGGGGCAGGAGGAAATTCCTGAGATGATGGAACAGACCCCTGCCTCAGAAAGCAGTGTAGACGAGCTGACACAACCCGCTGAGCCCCAGGCTAACGACGTAGGATTTAAGAAGGTGTTTAAGTTTGTTGGCTTCAAATTCACTGTGAAAAAGGATAAGACAGAGAAGTCTGACGCTGTGCAGCTCCTCACCGTGAAAAAAGATGAAGGCCTAGGGCCAGGAGGGTCCGACGGGACTGGTGACCACCGGGAGCCCAGCCGGGAGACGGGGGACACGACACCCAAAGACGCTGAGCTCAAACAGTCCACAGAGAAACCCGAAGAGACGCCCAGACACGAGCAGAGCCACCCAGAAATCTCCCTTCAGGTGGAGTCCGGTCCACCAGCCGAGGAAGGCaaagatgaaggagaagaaaaacaagagaaagaaccCGCCAAATCTCCAGACTCTCCGACTAGCCCAGTGGCCAGTGAAACCGCATCGCCCTTCAAAAAATTCTTCACTCAAGGTTGGGCCGGCTGGCGAAAAAGGACCAGTTTCAGGAAGCCTCGGGAGGACGAGCTGGAggcttcagagaagaaaaaggaacaagagCCAGAAAAGGCAGACGCAGAAGAAAACGAGAAGACGGAAGATCTGTCCGAGCAGCCACCCTCACAGGAGGCCCGCGAGAGTGCCCAGGATGCCAGGCTGTCGGCTGAGTATGAAAAAGTGGAGCTGCCCGCCGAAGACCAAGTGCAAGCACCTCCCGAAGAGAAACCCGCCCCGTTAGCAACAGAAGTATTCGATGAAAAAGTAGAGATTGTCGCGGAGGTCCACGTCAGCACTGTAGAGAAGGACACGGCGGAGCAGAAAGCCGAGGTGGAAGAAGCAGTAGAGCCCTCGCCACCTGAGCAATTGCTTGAAACGGACGCCGACCTTCAGGACGCCGAGCGCCCGGAAGCGGAAGCGCtgctgaagatggaggaagaggcggGCGCCCCCAGCGGGGACCACGCCCAGCCGGCCGAGGGCGCAGACGCGAAAGCGCCTCCCACACCCCCTGAGGGCGTCGCCGGGGAGGTGGAAATGCCGTCCTCGCAGGAGAGAACTAAGGtgcagggaagccctttaaagaAACTGTTCACGAGCAGCGGCTTAAAAAAGCTCtctggaaagaaacagaaagggaaaaggggaggagatgaggagtcCGGGGAGCAGCATCCAGCCTCAGCAGATTCTCCCGACATTCCAGACGAGCCCAAGGGCGAGAGCTCGGCCTCGTCCCCCTCCCCCGAAGAGCCCGAGGAGATCACGTGCCTGGAGAAAGGCGTGGCCGAGGCCCCCCAGGACGGGGAGACGGAGGAAGGGACCACTTCCGACGGAGAGAAGAAGAGGGAAGGTGTTACCCCCTGGGCATCTTTCAAAAAGATGGTGACGCCCAAGAAACGCGTGAGAAGGCTCTCTGAAAGTGACAAGGAGGACGAAGTGGACAAGGTCAAGAGCTCCACCCTGTCCTCCACGGAGAGTGCCGCCTCTGAAATGcaggaagaggggaaaggaaatGGAGAAGAGCAGAAGCTGGAAGAGCCAAAGCGCAAGGTTGACACCTCTGTGTCCTGGGAAGCTCTGATTTGTGTGGGGTCATCCAAGAAAAGAGCAAGAAAAGCATCCTCTTCCGACGACGAAGGGGGTCCAAAAGCCCTGGGAGGAGACAGCCCCAAaccagaggaagcagggagagacaGGGAGCCGGGCCCAGACGCGCTCCCTGCCGGCTCCCAAGACCACGACCAACCCCCAGGAAGTTCCTCACCCGAGCAGGCCGGCAGCCCTTCCGAAGGGGAGGGGGTCTCCACCTGGGAGTCATTTAAAAGATTAGTCACCTCGAGAAAAAAATCGAAGTCaaaactggaagagaaaagcGAAGACTTGGTAGCTGGGTCCAGCCTAGAATATTCAGCCTCAGATGCTGAGCTGGGGAAAGAAGAGTCTTGGGTTTCAATCAGGAAGTTTATTCCTGGGCGAAGGAAGAAAAGGCTGGATGGGAAACAAGAACAAGCAGCGATGGAAGATACGGGGCCAACGGAGGTCAACGAGGACGATTCGGACGTCCCAGCCGTGGTGCCTCTGTCCGAGTACGATGCggtggaaagggagaaaacagaagcacagCAGGCTCCGAAGAGCGGGGAGGGCCCCGAGCAGAAGGTGGCTGTCGACGTGTCGGAGGAGCTCAGTAAGAGTCTGGTTCACACCGTGACTGTGGCTGTCATGGACGGGACAAGGGCCGTGACCAGCATCGAAGAAAGGGCACCTTCCTGGATCTCTGCTTCGGTGACAGGACCTCTTGAACAAGCAGAAGACGAAGACAAGCCACCATCTGAGGAGGTGTTTGAAGAAGAAGTCATTGCAGAGGAAACCCCCGTCGATACCAAAACACTGCCAGAGAGCCAGGAGGCCTCTGATGACACAGTCGCCAGCAAGGTGGAATTGACCCCTGAGGCTCTGACGGCCGCAGAAACCACAGAGGCATTCTGTGCTGAAGAAGCCACAGAAGCCTCTGGTGCCGAAGAGACTACCGACATGGTTTCGGCTGTTTCCCAGTTAACTGACTTTCCAGACACCACCGAGGAAGCAACACCGGTTCAGGAGGTGGAGGGCAGCGTGCCCGACATGGAAGACCAGGCGAAGAGGACCCAAGAGGTGTTGCAGGCCGTTGCAGAAAAAGTTAAAGAGGAATCACAGCTGCCTGATGCCAGAGGGCTAGATGACACCATCCAGACAACCCAGAAAGGACGAGCAAAAATACTGGAGCAGGTGGAAGAAGCAGAAGAGGATTCTCACGCACTCGATCAGAAGGAAGCAATGGATGGAGCATCCAGAGTACATGTACAAGAAACGAAAACTGAGACTTTGACACAGGGGGCGGTGATTGTACAGGCCACCCCAGAAAGCTTGGAAAAAGTTCCCCCAGGCACAGAGAGTGCAGAGGCCAGGGAGCTTACAAGCACTTGTCCAGCTGAAACCGTGGCTGCGGTAAAACCAGAGACTGTCTCAGAACAGGCTGTTGGTCCTGACTCAGCTGAAACCCTCACAGACAGTGAGACCAATGGAAGCACCCCAGTAGCAGATATTGAAGCTACAAATGTAAGCCAGCCGACCAGGATCATGGAAATCGATGAAGATGGTGAGGTTCCATCCGGTACCCAATACCAGGTCACAGAAGGTGAGGCACTTCCTGAACTGAAAGAGATGCCTCCAGAACCTTCCAATTTTCAATCCCAGGAAGAAAAGCATTCAGAAATGGAAGAGGTTCTAGAACATACAGATAAAGAGGTAACAGTGGAAACTGTACCCATCCTTTCAAAAACTGAGATGATTCAAGAGGCTGGCCGATGTGCTGATGAGGAAGCCAAAGAGGAGCCATCTGTCGAAGGACTTGTGGTGTCTGCTGACACAGAAATAACCGAGAAAAAGGTAACTGAAGTTGCCCTTGAGGATGAAGTTACGAAAAAAGCTGAATTTCAGAAGAATGATGATCTCGAACTCCAGAGACCTGCTACGTCTCTTCCAACCCCAGTGGAGCGAGACAGGGTAGTTCAAGTGGAAAGGGACAAAACGGAATTAGAGCCAACTCAAGTAAATGAAGAGAAACTTGAGTGCAAACCAGCTGTTACCACCTGTGAAGAGCTCAGTAAACAACTGGTTCAGGCAGTGAATGTCACCGTCATAGACGGGGAAAAGGAAGTCATCAGTTTTGAAGGAAGTTCTCTGCCCGTTCACAAGGAAGAGGCATGCACAGAAATTCAAGTTCAAAGCTCTGAGGCATCATTAGCTCTAACAGCTGCAGCAGTGGGGGAGAAGGTCTTAGGAGAAGCTATCCAGATTTTAGAAACAGCGGAAACTTTGGAATCTGCAGAGGCACGTTTAGTACCGGAAGAAAAGTCCTCAGAAAAAGATGAAGGCTCTCCTGCTCAGCGGGGAGAAGATGCGGTGCCCACAGGGACTGAGTCTCAGGCCAAATCAGTACCGGTGATAGTATCTGTCACGCCTGAAACAGGCATCAGTGCTGACCTGGAAGGAGATAAAAGCGCATCACAGAAATGGGAGTCAGATGGAGACGGTGAGCAGGTTGGTTGTCAGGAAGGCAGCGTAAGCAAAACAAGAGAGGAAGATTTAAAGGCTGAAAATGAGATTTTGAAACTTGAGACAGAGAGCTGCAAGCTTGTACAAAACGTAATTCAGACAGTTGTTGAGCAGTTGGCGAGTACAGAAGAAACGGCCGCTGCTTTCCAGACCCAGGCTCAACTGACGGAAGCCGACAGCCAGGAAGCTGGGCAGAAAATCGAGAAAGAAGAAGGCAAACTTCAGCCCTGCACATTGGATGAAACACAAACCATTGAAGCCAAAGAGGAGTCCCCACTAAGTGCCGGGGAACACACACATCCAGATGTTTCCAAAGATGTGAATGAAGCTTTAGAGAAGATGGCGGCCACCAAGGTAGAAAGTTCCCGGGTAGATGACCAGCATCTTGAAGAGGTAGCTTTCGCAtccaaagaaaagagagaagcccCTGAAACAAAGTCTGTGTCAGAAGACGACGTTGGTGCTGGGTttggagaaagaacagagaagtcACCGTTTGAATCCCGAGAAGATGAAAAAGGTGATGCTGCTGATGACCCCGGGAACCAAACCTCAGCCCCGGAAGGTGCTGAGGCATCAGGAGGCTCAACCAAAGAGTCTCCAGATACAATTGGACCCAAACTGAAAGAGACGGGAGATGGCCAGGAAGTagaatttcaggaagaaaaagtgCAGAGCGAGTcagaaaaagagagcaaaacaCAAACGCAGGAGGAGACACAGGACCAAGAGGGAGAACCGGCAAAACCCGAACCCACAGAATCCTAA
- the AKAP12 gene encoding A-kinase anchor protein 12 isoform X1 produces the protein MGAGSSTEQRSPEQPEAGSATPAEPEPEPSGGGSAAEAAPGSSADATIAAADPATKLLQKNGRLSTVNGLGEQGELGLQEGALNGQEEEVTVTDAGQRESEDVSERDSDKDMAANSAAVQDITKEGQEEIPEMMEQTPASESSVDELTQPAEPQANDVGFKKVFKFVGFKFTVKKDKTEKSDAVQLLTVKKDEGLGPGGSDGTGDHREPSRETGDTTPKDAELKQSTEKPEETPRHEQSHPEISLQVESGPPAEEGKDEGEEKQEKEPAKSPDSPTSPVASETASPFKKFFTQGWAGWRKRTSFRKPREDELEASEKKKEQEPEKADAEENEKTEDLSEQPPSQEARESAQDARLSAEYEKVELPAEDQVQAPPEEKPAPLATEVFDEKVEIVAEVHVSTVEKDTAEQKAEVEEAVEPSPPEQLLETDADLQDAERPEAEALLKMEEEAGAPSGDHAQPAEGADAKAPPTPPEGVAGEVEMPSSQERTKVQGSPLKKLFTSSGLKKLSGKKQKGKRGGDEESGEQHPASADSPDIPDEPKGESSASSPSPEEPEEITCLEKGVAEAPQDGETEEGTTSDGEKKREGVTPWASFKKMVTPKKRVRRLSESDKEDEVDKVKSSTLSSTESAASEMQEEGKGNGEEQKLEEPKRKVDTSVSWEALICVGSSKKRARKASSSDDEGGPKALGGDSPKPEEAGRDREPGPDALPAGSQDHDQPPGSSSPEQAGSPSEGEGVSTWESFKRLVTSRKKSKSKLEEKSEDLVAGSSLEYSASDAELGKEESWVSIRKFIPGRRKKRLDGKQEQAAMEDTGPTEVNEDDSDVPAVVPLSEYDAVEREKTEAQQAPKSGEGPEQKVAVDVSEELSKSLVHTVTVAVMDGTRAVTSIEERAPSWISASVTGPLEQAEDEDKPPSEEVFEEEVIAEETPVDTKTLPESQEASDDTVASKVELTPEALTAAETTEAFCAEEATEASGAEETTDMVSAVSQLTDFPDTTEEATPVQEVEGSVPDMEDQAKRTQEVLQAVAEKVKEESQLPDARGLDDTIQTTQKGRAKILEQVEEAEEDSHALDQKEAMDGASRVHVQETKTETLTQGAVIVQATPESLEKVPPGTESAEARELTSTCPAETVAAVKPETVSEQAVGPDSAETLTDSETNGSTPVADIEATNVSQPTRIMEIDEDGEVPSGTQYQVTEGEALPELKEMPPEPSNFQSQEEKHSEMEEVLEHTDKEVTVETVPILSKTEMIQEAGRCADEEAKEEPSVEGLVVSADTEITEKKVTEVALEDEVTKKAEFQKNDDLELQRPATSLPTPVERDRVVQVERDKTELEPTQVNEEKLECKPAVTTCEELSKQLVQAVNVTVIDGEKEVISFEGSSLPVHKEEACTEIQVQSSEASLALTAAAVGEKVLGEAIQILETAETLESAEARLVPEEKSSEKDEGSPAQRGEDAVPTGTESQAKSVPVIVSVTPETGISADLEGDKSASQKWESDGDGEQVGCQEGSVSKTREEDLKAENEILKLETESCKLVQNVIQTVVEQLASTEETAAAFQTQAQLTEADSQEAGQKIEKEEGKLQPCTLDETQTIEAKEESPLSAGEHTHPDVSKDVNEALEKMAATKVESSRVDDQHLEEVAFASKEKREAPETKSVSEDDVGAGFGERTEKSPFESREDEKGDAADDPGNQTSAPEGAEASGGSTKESPDTIGPKLKETGDGQEVEFQEEKVQSESEKESKTQTQEETQDQEGEPAKPEPTES, from the coding sequence cTGGACAGAGAGAATCTGAAGATGTGAGTGAAAGAGACTCAGACAAAGACATGGCTGCAAACTCAGCAGCGGTTCAAGACATCACGAAAGAGGGGCAGGAGGAAATTCCTGAGATGATGGAACAGACCCCTGCCTCAGAAAGCAGTGTAGACGAGCTGACACAACCCGCTGAGCCCCAGGCTAACGACGTAGGATTTAAGAAGGTGTTTAAGTTTGTTGGCTTCAAATTCACTGTGAAAAAGGATAAGACAGAGAAGTCTGACGCTGTGCAGCTCCTCACCGTGAAAAAAGATGAAGGCCTAGGGCCAGGAGGGTCCGACGGGACTGGTGACCACCGGGAGCCCAGCCGGGAGACGGGGGACACGACACCCAAAGACGCTGAGCTCAAACAGTCCACAGAGAAACCCGAAGAGACGCCCAGACACGAGCAGAGCCACCCAGAAATCTCCCTTCAGGTGGAGTCCGGTCCACCAGCCGAGGAAGGCaaagatgaaggagaagaaaaacaagagaaagaaccCGCCAAATCTCCAGACTCTCCGACTAGCCCAGTGGCCAGTGAAACCGCATCGCCCTTCAAAAAATTCTTCACTCAAGGTTGGGCCGGCTGGCGAAAAAGGACCAGTTTCAGGAAGCCTCGGGAGGACGAGCTGGAggcttcagagaagaaaaaggaacaagagCCAGAAAAGGCAGACGCAGAAGAAAACGAGAAGACGGAAGATCTGTCCGAGCAGCCACCCTCACAGGAGGCCCGCGAGAGTGCCCAGGATGCCAGGCTGTCGGCTGAGTATGAAAAAGTGGAGCTGCCCGCCGAAGACCAAGTGCAAGCACCTCCCGAAGAGAAACCCGCCCCGTTAGCAACAGAAGTATTCGATGAAAAAGTAGAGATTGTCGCGGAGGTCCACGTCAGCACTGTAGAGAAGGACACGGCGGAGCAGAAAGCCGAGGTGGAAGAAGCAGTAGAGCCCTCGCCACCTGAGCAATTGCTTGAAACGGACGCCGACCTTCAGGACGCCGAGCGCCCGGAAGCGGAAGCGCtgctgaagatggaggaagaggcggGCGCCCCCAGCGGGGACCACGCCCAGCCGGCCGAGGGCGCAGACGCGAAAGCGCCTCCCACACCCCCTGAGGGCGTCGCCGGGGAGGTGGAAATGCCGTCCTCGCAGGAGAGAACTAAGGtgcagggaagccctttaaagaAACTGTTCACGAGCAGCGGCTTAAAAAAGCTCtctggaaagaaacagaaagggaaaaggggaggagatgaggagtcCGGGGAGCAGCATCCAGCCTCAGCAGATTCTCCCGACATTCCAGACGAGCCCAAGGGCGAGAGCTCGGCCTCGTCCCCCTCCCCCGAAGAGCCCGAGGAGATCACGTGCCTGGAGAAAGGCGTGGCCGAGGCCCCCCAGGACGGGGAGACGGAGGAAGGGACCACTTCCGACGGAGAGAAGAAGAGGGAAGGTGTTACCCCCTGGGCATCTTTCAAAAAGATGGTGACGCCCAAGAAACGCGTGAGAAGGCTCTCTGAAAGTGACAAGGAGGACGAAGTGGACAAGGTCAAGAGCTCCACCCTGTCCTCCACGGAGAGTGCCGCCTCTGAAATGcaggaagaggggaaaggaaatGGAGAAGAGCAGAAGCTGGAAGAGCCAAAGCGCAAGGTTGACACCTCTGTGTCCTGGGAAGCTCTGATTTGTGTGGGGTCATCCAAGAAAAGAGCAAGAAAAGCATCCTCTTCCGACGACGAAGGGGGTCCAAAAGCCCTGGGAGGAGACAGCCCCAAaccagaggaagcagggagagacaGGGAGCCGGGCCCAGACGCGCTCCCTGCCGGCTCCCAAGACCACGACCAACCCCCAGGAAGTTCCTCACCCGAGCAGGCCGGCAGCCCTTCCGAAGGGGAGGGGGTCTCCACCTGGGAGTCATTTAAAAGATTAGTCACCTCGAGAAAAAAATCGAAGTCaaaactggaagagaaaagcGAAGACTTGGTAGCTGGGTCCAGCCTAGAATATTCAGCCTCAGATGCTGAGCTGGGGAAAGAAGAGTCTTGGGTTTCAATCAGGAAGTTTATTCCTGGGCGAAGGAAGAAAAGGCTGGATGGGAAACAAGAACAAGCAGCGATGGAAGATACGGGGCCAACGGAGGTCAACGAGGACGATTCGGACGTCCCAGCCGTGGTGCCTCTGTCCGAGTACGATGCggtggaaagggagaaaacagaagcacagCAGGCTCCGAAGAGCGGGGAGGGCCCCGAGCAGAAGGTGGCTGTCGACGTGTCGGAGGAGCTCAGTAAGAGTCTGGTTCACACCGTGACTGTGGCTGTCATGGACGGGACAAGGGCCGTGACCAGCATCGAAGAAAGGGCACCTTCCTGGATCTCTGCTTCGGTGACAGGACCTCTTGAACAAGCAGAAGACGAAGACAAGCCACCATCTGAGGAGGTGTTTGAAGAAGAAGTCATTGCAGAGGAAACCCCCGTCGATACCAAAACACTGCCAGAGAGCCAGGAGGCCTCTGATGACACAGTCGCCAGCAAGGTGGAATTGACCCCTGAGGCTCTGACGGCCGCAGAAACCACAGAGGCATTCTGTGCTGAAGAAGCCACAGAAGCCTCTGGTGCCGAAGAGACTACCGACATGGTTTCGGCTGTTTCCCAGTTAACTGACTTTCCAGACACCACCGAGGAAGCAACACCGGTTCAGGAGGTGGAGGGCAGCGTGCCCGACATGGAAGACCAGGCGAAGAGGACCCAAGAGGTGTTGCAGGCCGTTGCAGAAAAAGTTAAAGAGGAATCACAGCTGCCTGATGCCAGAGGGCTAGATGACACCATCCAGACAACCCAGAAAGGACGAGCAAAAATACTGGAGCAGGTGGAAGAAGCAGAAGAGGATTCTCACGCACTCGATCAGAAGGAAGCAATGGATGGAGCATCCAGAGTACATGTACAAGAAACGAAAACTGAGACTTTGACACAGGGGGCGGTGATTGTACAGGCCACCCCAGAAAGCTTGGAAAAAGTTCCCCCAGGCACAGAGAGTGCAGAGGCCAGGGAGCTTACAAGCACTTGTCCAGCTGAAACCGTGGCTGCGGTAAAACCAGAGACTGTCTCAGAACAGGCTGTTGGTCCTGACTCAGCTGAAACCCTCACAGACAGTGAGACCAATGGAAGCACCCCAGTAGCAGATATTGAAGCTACAAATGTAAGCCAGCCGACCAGGATCATGGAAATCGATGAAGATGGTGAGGTTCCATCCGGTACCCAATACCAGGTCACAGAAGGTGAGGCACTTCCTGAACTGAAAGAGATGCCTCCAGAACCTTCCAATTTTCAATCCCAGGAAGAAAAGCATTCAGAAATGGAAGAGGTTCTAGAACATACAGATAAAGAGGTAACAGTGGAAACTGTACCCATCCTTTCAAAAACTGAGATGATTCAAGAGGCTGGCCGATGTGCTGATGAGGAAGCCAAAGAGGAGCCATCTGTCGAAGGACTTGTGGTGTCTGCTGACACAGAAATAACCGAGAAAAAGGTAACTGAAGTTGCCCTTGAGGATGAAGTTACGAAAAAAGCTGAATTTCAGAAGAATGATGATCTCGAACTCCAGAGACCTGCTACGTCTCTTCCAACCCCAGTGGAGCGAGACAGGGTAGTTCAAGTGGAAAGGGACAAAACGGAATTAGAGCCAACTCAAGTAAATGAAGAGAAACTTGAGTGCAAACCAGCTGTTACCACCTGTGAAGAGCTCAGTAAACAACTGGTTCAGGCAGTGAATGTCACCGTCATAGACGGGGAAAAGGAAGTCATCAGTTTTGAAGGAAGTTCTCTGCCCGTTCACAAGGAAGAGGCATGCACAGAAATTCAAGTTCAAAGCTCTGAGGCATCATTAGCTCTAACAGCTGCAGCAGTGGGGGAGAAGGTCTTAGGAGAAGCTATCCAGATTTTAGAAACAGCGGAAACTTTGGAATCTGCAGAGGCACGTTTAGTACCGGAAGAAAAGTCCTCAGAAAAAGATGAAGGCTCTCCTGCTCAGCGGGGAGAAGATGCGGTGCCCACAGGGACTGAGTCTCAGGCCAAATCAGTACCGGTGATAGTATCTGTCACGCCTGAAACAGGCATCAGTGCTGACCTGGAAGGAGATAAAAGCGCATCACAGAAATGGGAGTCAGATGGAGACGGTGAGCAGGTTGGTTGTCAGGAAGGCAGCGTAAGCAAAACAAGAGAGGAAGATTTAAAGGCTGAAAATGAGATTTTGAAACTTGAGACAGAGAGCTGCAAGCTTGTACAAAACGTAATTCAGACAGTTGTTGAGCAGTTGGCGAGTACAGAAGAAACGGCCGCTGCTTTCCAGACCCAGGCTCAACTGACGGAAGCCGACAGCCAGGAAGCTGGGCAGAAAATCGAGAAAGAAGAAGGCAAACTTCAGCCCTGCACATTGGATGAAACACAAACCATTGAAGCCAAAGAGGAGTCCCCACTAAGTGCCGGGGAACACACACATCCAGATGTTTCCAAAGATGTGAATGAAGCTTTAGAGAAGATGGCGGCCACCAAGGTAGAAAGTTCCCGGGTAGATGACCAGCATCTTGAAGAGGTAGCTTTCGCAtccaaagaaaagagagaagcccCTGAAACAAAGTCTGTGTCAGAAGACGACGTTGGTGCTGGGTttggagaaagaacagagaagtcACCGTTTGAATCCCGAGAAGATGAAAAAGGTGATGCTGCTGATGACCCCGGGAACCAAACCTCAGCCCCGGAAGGTGCTGAGGCATCAGGAGGCTCAACCAAAGAGTCTCCAGATACAATTGGACCCAAACTGAAAGAGACGGGAGATGGCCAGGAAGTagaatttcaggaagaaaaagtgCAGAGCGAGTcagaaaaagagagcaaaacaCAAACGCAGGAGGAGACACAGGACCAAGAGGGAGAACCGGCAAAACCCGAACCCACAGAATCCTAA